A region from the Lemur catta isolate mLemCat1 chromosome 7, mLemCat1.pri, whole genome shotgun sequence genome encodes:
- the LOC123641130 gene encoding ubiquitin-like-conjugating enzyme ATG3: MEQKLSYTRFTNVPEPASPASHWCFGARRLPGPGAQGTWRGQGTGVGGILNVCPQKMPASEGERYHNTGIAGITEAVKEITLESKDRIKLQDCSALSEEEEEEDEGEAADMEEYEENGLLETDEATLDTRKIVEACKAKTDAGGEDAILQTRTHDLYITYDKYYQTPRLWLFGYDEQQQPLTVEHMYEDISQDHVKKTVTIENHPHLPPPPMCSVHPCRHAEVMKKIIETVAEGGGELGVHMYLLIFLKFVQAVIPTIEYDYTRHFTM; this comes from the exons ATGGAACAAAAGCTCTCTTACACCCGCTTCACCAACGTGCCTGAGCCCGCTTCTCCAGCGTCGCATTGGTGCTTCGGAGCCAGACGCCTGCCAGG CCCTGGTGCCCAGGGGACATGGCGGGGGcaggggacgggggtgggggggatccTCAATGTCTGCCCTCAGAAGATGCCCGCATCTGAAGGAG aacggTACCACAACACAGGTATTGCAGGAATAACTGAAGCAGTTAAGGAGATTACACTGGAAAGCAAGGACCGTATAAAACTCCAAGATTGTTCAGCACTaagtgaagaggaagaagaggaagatgaaggaGAAGCTGCAGATATGGAAGAATATGAAGAGAATGGATTGTTGGAAACAGATGAGGCTACCCTAGACACAAGAAAAATAGTAGAAGCTTGTAAAGCTAAAACTGATGCTGGAGGTGAAGATGCTATTTTGCAAACCAGAACTCACGACCTTTACATCACTTATGATAAATACTACCAGACACCACGACTATGGTTGTTTGGCTATGATGAGCAACAGCAGCCTTTAACAGTTGAGCACATGTATGAAGACATCAGTCAAGATCATGTGAAGAAAACAGTGACCATTGAAAATCACCCTCATCTCCCACCACCTCCTATGTGTTCAGTTCACCCATGCAGGCATGCTGAGGTGATGAAGAAAATCATTGAGACTGTTGCAGAAGGAGGGGGAGAACTTGGAGTTCATATGTATCTtctaattttcttgaaatttgtACAAGCTGTCATTCCAACAATAGAATATGACTACACAAGGCACTTTACAATGTAA
- the TMEM262 gene encoding transmembrane protein 262 isoform X1, giving the protein MRWQDRLAVLFFPQGMVLTVAALMLFFIHLGVFASDVHNLCVTHHYERMSFHYTVVLMFSHVISICWAAMGSLYSEMMENNAQWSHVLQPPVSGVSGHPLPGGEPLRPGAWGQGQGGRRKRLLWVF; this is encoded by the exons ATGCGGTGGCAGGACCGCTTAGCTGTGCTCTTCTTCCCTCAGGGCATGGTGCTCACCGTGGCTGCGCTGATGCTTTTCTTCATACACCTGGGTGTCTTTGCCAGCGACGTGCACAACTTGTGTGTCACCCACCACTATGAGCGTATGAGCTTCCACTACACGGTCGTCCTGATG TTCTCCCACGTGATTAGCATCTGCTGGGCTGCCATGGGGTCACTCTACTCCGAGATGATGGAAAACAA TGCTCAATGGAGCCATGTTCTTCAACCGCCTGTCTCTGGAGTTTCTGGCCATCCACTACCGGGAGGAGAACCActgaggcctggggcctggggacagggccaaggaggaagaaggaaaaggctGCTTTGGGTGTTTTAA
- the TMEM262 gene encoding transmembrane protein 262 isoform X2: protein MRWQDRLAVLFFPQGMVLTVAALMLFFIHLGVFASDVHNLCVTHHYERMSFHYTVVLMFSHVISICWAAMGSLYSEMMENKLLKSFALTILMLNGAMFFNRLSLEFLAIHYREENH from the exons ATGCGGTGGCAGGACCGCTTAGCTGTGCTCTTCTTCCCTCAGGGCATGGTGCTCACCGTGGCTGCGCTGATGCTTTTCTTCATACACCTGGGTGTCTTTGCCAGCGACGTGCACAACTTGTGTGTCACCCACCACTATGAGCGTATGAGCTTCCACTACACGGTCGTCCTGATG TTCTCCCACGTGATTAGCATCTGCTGGGCTGCCATGGGGTCACTCTACTCCGAGATGATGGAAAACAAGTTACTCAAGAGCTTTGCCCTGACCATCCTGA TGCTCAATGGAGCCATGTTCTTCAACCGCCTGTCTCTGGAGTTTCTGGCCATCCACTACCGGGAGGAGAACCActga